The window GGGGTTTCTTCTGCGGCTGTTTGCCTAATGCTTGATGTCGAGTTCCCGCTTCTTCGTATAGAGGAACCGCACCAGTTCGTACTCGAACGGCGACCCCGTCTCATGGTAGCGGAAATCTGTGTGGGAACGGCGGTTCAAGGCGCGGATCGCCAGCGCGGTGTAGGCCAGCGTCTTGGTGTCTTTGATGCCGAGGAGCTTGTAGGTGTACTTCATCTGCAAGAGCAGCAAGAGGAAGTCGCCGCCGAAGCCAACGGTATCGCGCACGTTGGAAGGGCCGAGCACGGGCATGACGAAGTATGGCCCATTGCCGACACCCCAGACGCCGAGGGTCTGGCCGAAATCCTCATCCTGACGCGGCAGACTCTCCTGCAGTGACGCCACATCAAATAAGCCAAACACGCCAAAAATAGTGTTGATCGCAAAACGGGAAAACGTAATGCCGCTCTTTTCACCATTGCCCTGAAGCATGCAGTTGACCAGCCGAGGCACCTCGTTGGCGTTCTCAATAAAATTATTCACGCCAAAGCGAACAGGTGACGGCAGGACGGTCTCGTAGGCTCCGGTGACCGGGAGCATGAAATACTGATCGAAACCGGCATTGAAGGAATACAGATTGCGGTTCATGGGTTCCCATGGATCGTAAATCTCCAGAAAATCGATGTCACTGACCTTGGATGCATCAGGGTACCGTTTCACCGGAGCCTTAAAGCCCACGGATTTCAGACTGAGCGCAGGGTCCTCCAGCTTGATGGTCTTGGCACCACACGCCCACAGCATGGAGAGCATGAGCACGAGGAGAAGCGGTTTGAGCATCCTCATTGTTCCACCGCCTCTGTTGTGCCTTCAGGACGCACCATGGAGAGCATTTGCTCCACGAACACCGGGTACATCATGTTGCCGCAGTGACCACCGGACGGATAGAGATGCGCCCGACTGCCGAACACGCCGTCGATAAAGTTGAGATCATGGTCATTGAGGATGACGTCATCCTTGTTGCCGATGAGCACGATCTTGTCGGTCTCCACCAGATAGGAGCGGATGTCGTAGAGGCTGCACTGCCGCATCATGGTGTATCGATCCAGCCCGGGCTTGAGGTACTGGAGATATGGCAGAAGATATTCCTCAAGGTAATTCTCAAAGCTGATGTCAAAGGCTGCTTCGGCGTAAGGCAACAGCGGCGTACCAGTCTTGAGCGGATAGGCCTCGGGTGGAACCACGTATTCCGCCTTGAGGCAGATGTCCGAGGCAAAGATCATGGACGAGGACGAGACACGGAAATCTACACCGATCAGGGCACGCAAGTCGGTATTCTGCAACTCAACATGAGTGACCATCTCATAAAGGAAGTTGTCGTCCAGATCGGTGACGTCGGCCAACTCATAATATACTGAGAACTTTTCGATGATGCGCTCAATCTCGTCATGTACGGATACATCGCCCAGATTTTCCGGAGTAAGCCATGAGTCGAGTCGTTTGACCGAGTGGTAGAGGCTCACCGGCGGATTGATCATGAGAGCTTTCTTGAAATTGAAGTCCCCCTGCTCGCTGTCCTTGTGGGCAAGAAAAGCCGCGTGCATGGCTCCCAGGCTGTAGCCGGTAACGTAGTAATCCGTGACCTCGATCTCGTCAGTCAGATCATCTTTTATCCACTGCATGACCCGGTACAGGTCGGCCACGTCAAAGGGGACGTATCCGGCAGCTCCGTGCTCGGACACGCTCACCAGAAAATTCATATGAGTGGGCGAAGACAATGCCACGACGTGAAAGCCTGCCTGATGAAAAACCTGCGTAAGAAATCGCATCTTGGCGGAATCATGCTCTGCCCCGGTTCCCGCTACGATGAAAATGAGCGGAGCCGCATCCTTGTGCGTGGCCGTGGTGTAAAACATCTCCCGCTCATGCGAGAGCACTTCGGGCACGTCGCGGTCTTCCACCTTGATGGAACGCAACTTTGGCTCAACCGGCTTCTCCACCCGATACATTTTGTCAGGCGGTGTGCCGTACACCGTAGCTTTATAGGGATCATTGTAAGGATAGCGATAGTCAGCCCCCGCCGCAGGCGCAGCAAGCAGCATAAAGAGGGTGATATAAAGGACTATCGTTCGTGACATAAAGTAATCTCCAGGCAATTCTTACCGCAAAAAAGGCAAGTTGCAAAGGACATGCCCGAAAACACTTTACAATATGCAAGAACGTCATGCCGAGGACATATGCCTGTAACGATCGGGAGGTAACGTTTCCGACCTCTAGAAATCACCTTTTCACTGACACCTCACATCCTGCCCTCATGACTAAGGGGAGCCCGTTTACCTCCCGGGCTCCCCTTGTCATTATTCATCAGTGTCAGATTAATCAGGCTGGCAACTCCTGCAAGGACTCGCTACGCACCACCACCGGGCGGGAAGCAGCCTGCTCTGCCGCGATGCGGAAGTAACTCATGGCCTGCTGCACTTCGGCCGCCTGCTGGGCCAGATTTTCAGAGGTGGAGGCCAACTCTTCCACTGCCGAGGCATCGGACTGAACCGACTGATCCAGATGGCCCATGGAGCTGGCCAGGTTGTCCACACCCGTGGATTGGTCGTTGTTAGAGGCACGTATTTCCTGCACCATATCAGCGGTCTTCTGAATTTCCGGGATCATGCGATCAAAGAGTTCGCCCGCCTGTTCTGCGATATCCACACAGTCAGTGGACAGGGAGCCGATCTCGCCCGCAGCCACGCCACTTCGCTCGGCCAGCTTTCGGACCTCGGCAGCAACCACTGCGAACCCCTTGCCAGCCTCACCGGCACGGGCCGCCTCAATGGCAGCATTCAGTGCCAGCAGGTTGGTCTGTCGTGCGATCTCCTCGATGATGACGATTCGCTCGGCAATCATGTGCATGGACTTCACGGCCTTATTGATGATGGTGCCGCCGTTTTCCGCATCTTCCGCATTGGAGTTGGCGATCTTTTCCGTCTCCTCCACCGCATGGCTGGTCTGCTTGATATTGGCCGACAACTGCTCAAGGCTGGCCGAAACTTCTTCGACCACCGCAGCCTGTTCGGTCACACTTTGTGACAGGCTCTCGGAGGAACTGCTTACCTCCTCACTACTGGAGGCTACGCTGTCCATGGACTCCTGAATGGTGCCGATGATTTCCCGCAACCGTATGGACATGTCACGGATAGCCTCAATGATCCGCCCGATTTCATCAGTGCGGCCATTATCGATATCGGATGACAGGTCACCCTCGGCAATATCAGTGGCGAAGCGCATACCCTTTGAAAGCGGGCCGGTCACCATACGAGTGAGGGAGACGGTAATGAACAAGGCCACGAAAATGGCAACACCTGCCGTGCCCATGGACCGCATGGAGCTGGCGTCAGCGGCGGTAACAACCATAGTCTCCTGAGAGGCCATTTCCTCATTGGCCTGCTTCACTACGCTTGCCACCAGCGGCTCGATCGTGTGGACTTCTTTGCGGAGGGCTGCAACGCCTTCCCTGATGCGTGCATCTTCATCCACCAAGGCATGGAAGTTCGCCTTGTACTGATCCAACAACTTGTCTGCGCTGACCAACTGTTCCTCAGAGATGGGCAGCTTGGACACCTTGTCCTTGATCAGAGCCACCCGCTTGTCCGCCTTGTCGATGTACTTGTCGAGGCCACGAAGCAGATAGTCCTTCTCATGCCGTCGCAGCATGAGCAGTTCCACCATCACGTCACGCGTGTCATAGGAGCTATGCGCCGAGTCCACTTCCTGAAGCAACGCTTCCAGATTTTGCACGGAAGTGCGGAACACGCCCTGAAGCCCCTTGTCATGAGACAAACCACGAGTCTGCCAGTTCTCTACCACACGAGTGAAAGCCGCATGGTAGCCACCGATGGACTTGGTTATCTCGTCCGCGGTCCGTACACCATCCTCATTCCCTGCCGCCTTCTCCAATTCGGCCAGTCGGGCCGCCTGCTTACGAACGTCCTCTACGAGGACGCCCACCTTTTCGGGATATTTCATGTCCTTCCGAGCGAGAAAATCCTTCTCGCTCCTGCGGCACTGCAACATGTCACTCTCAATGGCCAACGCCACTGACCGTTTGGCAGCGGTATTATTGATGAGAAAACCGTAGGCTCCCTGTGTTGAGTCGAGGGAGACAGCATAGCTGACAAGGGCCAGGACAAACACTACGGCCACAGTGGCGAATCCGAGTCCCAGCTTGGCTGCCATGGGCATGTTACCGAGCAGTCTGTTAATGGACATATATCCTCCTGTGTCGACTGGTGTGACAGTTGAGATTGTCACAAAATTGTAACACTTGGTTTAAGCCATAACAGATTGTCGATTTTTTAAGCAATGGTTTGACAGATTATTTCAGACCGCAAAACGATATTTATAATACGCCGTGACCACGTAAAAAGGGGCTGTCCGTTAAGACAGCCCCTTTTGTGGGAAGGTAGTATTCAGGATTACTTGAACAACTTCACAAACTCGCCATAGCCTTCGGCCTCAAGCTTCTCCTTGGGGACAAACCGGAGAGCGGCCGAGTTGATGCAATAGCGCAGACCTGTGGGTTGCGGCCCATCGTCAAAGACATGTCCCAGATGGGAATCCGCGTTCTTGCTGCGCACCTCAGTACGCACCATGAAGAGCTTGCGGTCCTGCTTTTCCACTATATTCTGTTCCACCAGCGGTCGGGTGAAGCTGGGCCAGCCAGTGCCGGACTTATACTTGTCCGTGGAGGAGAAGAGCGGCTCACCGGACACGACGTCCACGTAAATGCCCTCCTGCTTGTTGTCCCAATACTCGTTATTGAACGGGGGCTCCGTGCCTTCATGCTGGGTTACGTCATACTGCAACGGTGTCAGCGTAGCCTTGAGGGTGGCATCATCCGGCTTCACGAATGGGCCAGCATCCGATGCATCCGGGCGCGGATTAGGCTGAAACTCCGCCTCGTCACCCCAGGTGGACTTCACATACCGATCACGTCCGGAGAAGTACCGATAGGTCTTATATCTGGCAGGACTCTTCTTGTAGTAATCCTGATGATACTTTTCCGCCTCATAGAATGAAGTAAACTTGAGGATCGGCGTAACCACTGGCTTGCCGAGGCGTCCGGACTCTTCCAGCTTCTTCTTTGAGGCTTCGGCGACCATGCGCTGCTCCTCACTGTGGAAGAAGATGGCCGAGGTATACTGGAAACCACGGTCACCAAAGGAACCGCCCTCGTCCGTAGGATCAAAGTGCTTCCAGAAGTGGTCAAGCACTTCAGCATAGCTGATCACCTTGGGATCAAACCACACCTGTACGGCTTCACGATGTCCCGTGCTGCCGCTGGATACATCTTCATATGTCGGGTTGACTTCCGCGCCGCCCGCATATCCGGAGACTGCGCGAGCCACGCCCGGCAGCTTTTCCATATCCGATTCCACGCACCAGAAGCAGCCTCCCGCAATGGTAGCGACTTCAAGATTGGCAGTATCGATCATAACGTTCTCCTTCTGCGTGGCGTGGCCGAGAAACGTGAACCCGGCCAACAGTACAGCCAGCCCGACAACGACCGGCCAAATAAACCGCTTCACGTTCATGACGGACTCCTTACTTTATTTGATAATGGAATTCATTCCTATTTAATAAGAATACCCACCACTATGAGCCATGTCAAGAATGCGAGCGAGAGTGAGTGCTCAAGCTGCCGATATATGGGAATTTATGTAAAGAATGAGACTGAGAGAGGTCAGACCCGGATATCAATACCCTTATAGGCAAAAGATCCGGCACCATAGATGATGCCGCCACCTGAGAACAGCGCCGAGGCTTCCATATTGGATTGATACCACCAGCCCATGGCTTCGCTGTCCAGCGTCTGGTCCATCTGTTCAGGAGTCAGCTTGCGTTCGGCCACGTCCACGAGCTTTCCCAATTGCAGGACACTCTTGAACTCGTCGGCCACTTCCTGATTGGATGCAAAGTACTGATCGATACGCGCTTTGTCAGGATGGTCGTTGCTCGCCGTAACAAGACCTGTAGAGGGATCGTGCATCAGTCGAAACGACCGCTCCGTGTCCACGCCCAAGCCTCGCAAGTCATGGGTTGCCAACGCTTCCCAGTCCTTTTCCTGACTGTCGCGGTAATTGACGATATCACGAAACGACAAGCGCCCTTCCCCACTCTTGGGGACGTCAGCCAACAGCGCACGGACGCGCTCTCGCACCGTAGCTGCCGGTTCGGCAGCATCTGCCTGTTGTTTTTTTGACGTTTCCGGGCCGAGCGGGAAACCCACGTCTTCCGGCTGTTTTTTGGTCTGCCGAAACGTGTATCCATATCCTTTATGTTCAACAGGTTGCGTCGACATAGGCACCTCCATGCCCTATCCGCCATCCTCATACGAACAGTGAGAGACTCTATATTTATAGCACGAACTATACCACTTACGTTGCCTTCTTGCCCACATACAGGTTATAGTTACCCTGAACATCCCCCTATCCAACGGCAGCCGGAGGGAGCGCCATGCCCAGTTCCATAAAGTTCGAAATCCGAGGCGTCGACGTCAGCAAGATCCGTAATCGCAACGAAAAGCGGGTCGTCCGCCTGATTCCTGAAATCCTCGACGAGTACTATGAGGACTATGTTTTCGAGTCTCTGGATATCGAAGATATCTACGCTCTCACCCTCAATCTGCTACCCGCCCGATACATCCAATACGGTAGCCTGGTAATTTCGGACCACCTCTCGGATTATGAAATAAAAAGTCGCATCCGCGATGCGGTAGAGCGTGTTCTGGAACATCCGACTCGAGCAAATAGATAGCCACCAAATTTGAGGCCCGCCCAATGAATTTTGGACGGGTCTTTTTTCAGTGAACCCGCTGCACAAAAAAAAGGCCAGGCATGCGTTACACATGCCCGGCCTTTTATATTTGATGAGTACCGACTCTACTCGGCAGTCTTGCCCTTTTCCATGCCGATGACGAACATCAGCAGTGCGGGGATGACGAACACCGTGAAGACGGTGGAGAGCGCCAGACCGCCCAGCACGACCGCACCGAGGCCTCGGTAGAGCTCGGAGCCGGGGCCGGGGGCCACGGCCAGCGGAAGCATACCGAAGACAGAGGTGGCAGCGGACATGTAGATGGGCCTGAGTCGTGTCCGGGTGGCGTCAAGGATCGCGTCCTTGTGCGCCATGCCACGCTCACGGATATTACCGAGTGACTGGTGCACGATAAGGATGGCGTTGTTAACAACGACACCGATCAGGATGACGAACCCGAGCATGGTCAGGATATCAAGCGGCTGCTGGGCAATGAATATGTTCTCCAACTTGAGGCCCAGGAATCCTCCGGCACCGGCCAGCGGCACGGTGAAGAGAATGATGAGCGGATAGATGAAGTTGCCGAACAGCGCAGACATGAGCAGATACGTGATGACAATGGCCAGCAGGAAGTTCCACTGGAGGGCATCTCGGGTCACGGACAGCTTGTCCGCCGCGCCGGAGAGACGCACGGTCAGACCGTCGAGCAGCCCCATCTGGCGCACGCTCGGAATCATCTGATTCTGGATGGTCTCCATGGCCTGCTGCAACGGCATGTCGCCGGGAGGCGTCACCTGCAGCGTAATGGTGCGCTGACGCTCCAGATGGCGAATCTGGTTCATGGAGTTGGTGCGCTGAATGGACGCGAGGGAAGACACCGGAACAGCCCAACCGTTGGGAACCGCGATGAGGGAAGCATAGAGCTCCTCAGGCGTGGTCACGTCGTTGGGTGATCCCTTGAGGATCAGATCGATCTTCTTTTTGCCCTCTTCCTTGTAGTCACCGATATTACGGCCGTCGAGAATGACGTCGATGGCGGTGCCGAGGTCCTCGGTGGAGAGCCCTGCGGCACGGACACGGTCACGATCCGGCATGAAGCGAACCTCGGGATAGAGGAGCTCAAGGGACGGAACCGGACGCACCTGAGAGCCGGGAATCTGCTGCATGGACATACCAAACATGGTGCCGGCGGCGGCAACGATCTTCTCCAGATTTTCACCGGAGATATCCACGTTGATCACGCGGCCCTCACCCAAGCCCTGCTCGAAGATCGACGCCTGAATGGAGATGCCGAACATACCGGGGATGGAGTTGAGGATACGGTTGAAGAGCGGCGTCATCTCACCTGCGCGCTGCTCATCCTGAGAGATGGCACCGAACAGGTTGATGGTGGGCGCGGACACGAAGAACATGTCTTCAATACCGGGGATGCCCCCCACTTCCTGACCAAAGTGCGGATCGGCCTGCTCGTAAACGAACTCACCGATACCCAGCCGCTCCTCATAGGAGAGACCCGGCGGCGGAATCAGGATGGAGATGACCAGATTGCGGTTACCCTGCGGCAGGTATTCCATCTTGGGGAAGAACGCCAGAACCATGAGTATGGAGGCCAAGGTCAAAGCGAGCACGGTCACGATACGACTGCTCGGTTTGGTAATTGCCTTGTCCAGCAACGCCATAATCCAGTCTGACGCTTTGCCGCCCAGATTGGTCAGGGGTACGAGAAGACGCTTGGCAATGGACAGCGTGGCCGGAGGCCGAGGGCTATCCAGAGGAGCCGTCGCCTTCATCCGGCTTTCAGCAACGGCATAGAGCTGCTTGGCCAGCATGGGGATAACCAGAACCGACACGAAGAGCGACAGGATGATGGCGCAGGTAACGGCGATGGCGATATCCTTGAACAGCTGACCGGCTTCCTGCTCCATGAAGACAACGGGCAGGAAGACCGCCACCGTGGTCAGAGTGGATGCCAGAACCGCACCCCACACTTCGCTGGCACCGTCATAGGAGGCTTGCAGGGCGTTCTTGCCCATACGCCGATGTCGGTCGATGTTTTCGAGGACAACAATGGCGTTATCCACCAGCATACCGACCGCGAACGAGATACCCGCCATAGATACAACGTTCAGTGTTCGGCCTGCGGCGGCGAATATGATGAACGATCCGACAATGGAGATGGGGATCGCCACAGCGACAATAATGGTTGATGAAAAGGATTGCAGAAAGATGAACAGGACCACGATGGCAAGCACCGAGCCGATGATGATGTTCTTCTGCACCAGCTCGATGGCGCCCTCGATGTAGGGGCGCTGGTCATAAACCCAGTCGAGCTGGATGTTATGTTCCTTGAGCTTGTTCTCGTTGAGCTCATCCACCACCTTGTGCACGGCGTTGGTCATGTCGATGACGTTGGTGCCGGGCTCCGGCTTCACACCGATGGCCATGCCGGGGACAGCGTTGTGGAGCATGGCCACCGTAGGCTTCTGATGCCCACGCTGAACCTTGGCCACATCACCCACCACAAAGCGGTGCGCACCGGAAGAAGACAGGACAATGGACTCAATCTCCTCGGGAGAAGAGAATTCGGCTGGGGTGCGGATACGGTAATCGCGTCGGCCCACGCCCATGGAACCTGCGGAGATAGAGACGTTCTCTTTCTTGAGAATGGCCGCCATCTGCGGGAGGGTCATGTTGTAGGCGGCCAGCTTGACCGGGTCCACGATGATCTGCATCTCGTCCTCGCGGCCGCCACCGACAAAGAGGTCGGCCACGCCCTTGACGCGTTCCAGATACTGGCGAACGTCGTTCTCAAAGTAGGTACGGTAGGTCTGCACCTCGCGGTCGTTACCCGGCATGGTCTTGAGGATCATCCAGATGACCGGAGAGGTGGACGCACCCGTTGCCGATACGATGGGACGGTCGGCGCGGTCCGGATAATCCGGTACTTCGTCGAGCTTGTTGGACACACGCAGCAGCGCGGTGTCGATATCCGTACCGATCTCGAACTTCAGGGAAAGCTCGGCCAGCGAGTTATAGCATGAGGACTCCATCTCGACCAGGCCGGGGATACCCTTGAGCACCTTCTCCTGTTCTTCGATGATGTCACGTTCAATTTCATACGGGGTCGCGCCCTGCCACGTGGTGGAGACGGTGATGACTGGCTCGGTGACGTTGGGCGATAGCTGGTACGGCAGCGTCGCCAGTGCGATGCCGCCGAACATGACGATGAGAATCACGCCCACCAGAACGGCGACCGGTTTCTCAATGGCGGTTTTGACGATATCCATAACCGCTCACCTATTCCTTGGCTTTCAGGGGCTGCGGGGCCACGGCCTGTCCGGGACGGAGGCGTTCGTTGCCCTTGACC of the Pseudodesulfovibrio sp. zrk46 genome contains:
- a CDS encoding VacJ family lipoprotein, encoding MRMLKPLLLVLMLSMLWACGAKTIKLEDPALSLKSVGFKAPVKRYPDASKVSDIDFLEIYDPWEPMNRNLYSFNAGFDQYFMLPVTGAYETVLPSPVRFGVNNFIENANEVPRLVNCMLQGNGEKSGITFSRFAINTIFGVFGLFDVASLQESLPRQDEDFGQTLGVWGVGNGPYFVMPVLGPSNVRDTVGFGGDFLLLLLQMKYTYKLLGIKDTKTLAYTALAIRALNRRSHTDFRYHETGSPFEYELVRFLYTKKRELDIKH
- a CDS encoding alpha/beta fold hydrolase codes for the protein MSRTIVLYITLFMLLAAPAAGADYRYPYNDPYKATVYGTPPDKMYRVEKPVEPKLRSIKVEDRDVPEVLSHEREMFYTTATHKDAAPLIFIVAGTGAEHDSAKMRFLTQVFHQAGFHVVALSSPTHMNFLVSVSEHGAAGYVPFDVADLYRVMQWIKDDLTDEIEVTDYYVTGYSLGAMHAAFLAHKDSEQGDFNFKKALMINPPVSLYHSVKRLDSWLTPENLGDVSVHDEIERIIEKFSVYYELADVTDLDDNFLYEMVTHVELQNTDLRALIGVDFRVSSSSMIFASDICLKAEYVVPPEAYPLKTGTPLLPYAEAAFDISFENYLEEYLLPYLQYLKPGLDRYTMMRQCSLYDIRSYLVETDKIVLIGNKDDVILNDHDLNFIDGVFGSRAHLYPSGGHCGNMMYPVFVEQMLSMVRPEGTTEAVEQ
- a CDS encoding methyl-accepting chemotaxis protein, which produces MSINRLLGNMPMAAKLGLGFATVAVVFVLALVSYAVSLDSTQGAYGFLINNTAAKRSVALAIESDMLQCRRSEKDFLARKDMKYPEKVGVLVEDVRKQAARLAELEKAAGNEDGVRTADEITKSIGGYHAAFTRVVENWQTRGLSHDKGLQGVFRTSVQNLEALLQEVDSAHSSYDTRDVMVELLMLRRHEKDYLLRGLDKYIDKADKRVALIKDKVSKLPISEEQLVSADKLLDQYKANFHALVDEDARIREGVAALRKEVHTIEPLVASVVKQANEEMASQETMVVTAADASSMRSMGTAGVAIFVALFITVSLTRMVTGPLSKGMRFATDIAEGDLSSDIDNGRTDEIGRIIEAIRDMSIRLREIIGTIQESMDSVASSSEEVSSSSESLSQSVTEQAAVVEEVSASLEQLSANIKQTSHAVEETEKIANSNAEDAENGGTIINKAVKSMHMIAERIVIIEEIARQTNLLALNAAIEAARAGEAGKGFAVVAAEVRKLAERSGVAAGEIGSLSTDCVDIAEQAGELFDRMIPEIQKTADMVQEIRASNNDQSTGVDNLASSMGHLDQSVQSDASAVEELASTSENLAQQAAEVQQAMSYFRIAAEQAASRPVVVRSESLQELPA
- the msrB gene encoding peptide-methionine (R)-S-oxide reductase MsrB; this translates as MNVKRFIWPVVVGLAVLLAGFTFLGHATQKENVMIDTANLEVATIAGGCFWCVESDMEKLPGVARAVSGYAGGAEVNPTYEDVSSGSTGHREAVQVWFDPKVISYAEVLDHFWKHFDPTDEGGSFGDRGFQYTSAIFFHSEEQRMVAEASKKKLEESGRLGKPVVTPILKFTSFYEAEKYHQDYYKKSPARYKTYRYFSGRDRYVKSTWGDEAEFQPNPRPDASDAGPFVKPDDATLKATLTPLQYDVTQHEGTEPPFNNEYWDNKQEGIYVDVVSGEPLFSSTDKYKSGTGWPSFTRPLVEQNIVEKQDRKLFMVRTEVRSKNADSHLGHVFDDGPQPTGLRYCINSAALRFVPKEKLEAEGYGEFVKLFK
- a CDS encoding late competence development ComFB family protein, yielding MPSSIKFEIRGVDVSKIRNRNEKRVVRLIPEILDEYYEDYVFESLDIEDIYALTLNLLPARYIQYGSLVISDHLSDYEIKSRIRDAVERVLEHPTRANR
- a CDS encoding efflux RND transporter permease subunit — translated: MDIVKTAIEKPVAVLVGVILIVMFGGIALATLPYQLSPNVTEPVITVSTTWQGATPYEIERDIIEEQEKVLKGIPGLVEMESSCYNSLAELSLKFEIGTDIDTALLRVSNKLDEVPDYPDRADRPIVSATGASTSPVIWMILKTMPGNDREVQTYRTYFENDVRQYLERVKGVADLFVGGGREDEMQIIVDPVKLAAYNMTLPQMAAILKKENVSISAGSMGVGRRDYRIRTPAEFSSPEEIESIVLSSSGAHRFVVGDVAKVQRGHQKPTVAMLHNAVPGMAIGVKPEPGTNVIDMTNAVHKVVDELNENKLKEHNIQLDWVYDQRPYIEGAIELVQKNIIIGSVLAIVVLFIFLQSFSSTIIVAVAIPISIVGSFIIFAAAGRTLNVVSMAGISFAVGMLVDNAIVVLENIDRHRRMGKNALQASYDGASEVWGAVLASTLTTVAVFLPVVFMEQEAGQLFKDIAIAVTCAIILSLFVSVLVIPMLAKQLYAVAESRMKATAPLDSPRPPATLSIAKRLLVPLTNLGGKASDWIMALLDKAITKPSSRIVTVLALTLASILMVLAFFPKMEYLPQGNRNLVISILIPPPGLSYEERLGIGEFVYEQADPHFGQEVGGIPGIEDMFFVSAPTINLFGAISQDEQRAGEMTPLFNRILNSIPGMFGISIQASIFEQGLGEGRVINVDISGENLEKIVAAAGTMFGMSMQQIPGSQVRPVPSLELLYPEVRFMPDRDRVRAAGLSTEDLGTAIDVILDGRNIGDYKEEGKKKIDLILKGSPNDVTTPEELYASLIAVPNGWAVPVSSLASIQRTNSMNQIRHLERQRTITLQVTPPGDMPLQQAMETIQNQMIPSVRQMGLLDGLTVRLSGAADKLSVTRDALQWNFLLAIVITYLLMSALFGNFIYPLIILFTVPLAGAGGFLGLKLENIFIAQQPLDILTMLGFVILIGVVVNNAILIVHQSLGNIRERGMAHKDAILDATRTRLRPIYMSAATSVFGMLPLAVAPGPGSELYRGLGAVVLGGLALSTVFTVFVIPALLMFVIGMEKGKTAE